The Calditrichota bacterium genome includes the window ACGGGGCACGTAGGGGCGACCGGACGGGGCAAACCGAAGACGCAGCCAATCGGCTGAAAGGCGATTCTGCCCTTTCCTTTCGAACACGAAGCCGCCTGCGGGGCTTCGGCCTCTACGGATCGGGTTATTGGGCACGAAACCGCCTGTAGCGTCTTCGGCCTCTACGCGGATACTCCCCTTTAGAAAGGCATTTGTGTAAGTAATAGTATTGCAATACAAGTCAAAAAACACGAATACGACACGGGGAGGTGTCGGGCGGCTCATTGGCCGCGCAGCCGGGTTCCTCTTCGGGGACCTGAGCAAGGTCATCACCAACCTTGCCTTGGTGCGGCTGATCGGAGCGCTCGGGTTCTCGATCTCGATGCCGTTTCTGGCTATCTACCTGCACGAGGAATTGCTCGTCTCGATGACGCTAATCGGGGCGATGCTGACCTTATCGGGCATTGCCGGCTCGATCGGCGCGCCTATTGGGGGAGCGCTCTCGGACGGGATGGGCCGCCGCAGGCTATTGGTGCTGCTCCTGATCGGTAGAGCCGGGATGTTCTTCTTCCTCGGCTACCTGGTGGCAAGCCATAAGTCGTTCGGCTGGTTTTCGCTCTTCTACATTTTTGCGGCGTTGATGGGGACGTCGATCTTTCCGCTGATGGATGCGATGGTGGGCGACGTGACCGAGCAGGCACGCCGGAGTCACGCCTACGGCTTACTACGAATGGCGGGCAACCTTGGCTGGGCGATTGGGCCGGCGATCGGGGGGCTGTTGGTCGGCGCCGGTTATGCTTCGCTCTTCTGGGCGACGGGCTTGATGATCGTCGTATCGGCGCTGCTCGTCAAGTGGACCGTGCCCGAGACTCTGGCAAGCGGCTCAAGTTCACGCGAGGCTTACAATCCGTTCCGGATGATGGTTGCCGACCGGGCACTCTTGCTCTTTCTGCTCCTGCACATCCTGCTCGGGTTGGTGCGAGGCCAGTTGATTGCGACGCTCTCGGTCTATGCGTCAGGAGCGATCGGCCTTCCAAAGTCGTCTATCGGGTTGCTCTATATGATCAACGGCGGGATGGTAGCGACGCTGCAAGTGCTTGTGACGCGCTGGACGGCACGGCGCTCCGACCTGACGATGATGGGGCTGGCCGGGGTGCTCTACGGCGTCGGCTACGGCTCGGTCGGACTGGCAAACGGCTGGTGGGCGCTGGCGGGTGCGATGGCGGTCATCACCATCGCGGAGATGATTGAGATGCCGACGGCGGCGTCCTATGTCTCGAGTCTGGCTCCGGAGGGGCGGCTCGGTGGGTATATGGGAGCGCACAACCTGGCGCTTCACCTGGGCTGGACGACCGGCCCGCTGCTGGGAGGTCTGCTGCTCGATCATATGCCCGATCCGCAACCAGCATGGGCAATCATCGCAGCGGTGGCCGTGGTCAGCGCGGCGGGATTCAGGCTGCTGGGCAGGCCGGTCAAGGTTGCGGAGACAGGCGCTTGACATAGTTGGACATTGATGCTAACTTGTTAACGAGTAAACGACCTTTCTTTCGGTGACCAAGGAGACGCTCTTGTCAGGAAGAACAGGGACCACTGAGCCGTCCGTAAGGGTGCCGGGCGCACCCCACGGACGGCTCCATCATTTTTTAGAGGCTGCAATGAAAAAGATGCTGATGCTGATGCTTATGCTGATGTTGCCGGCAGTGCTGACGGCTCAGCCGAGGATCGAAGTCGAACCGCAGGCGATCGAATTTGGAGGAATGAATGGGGAAGTCGAAGAGAACATCCTCAACATCGCCAATACCGGCGACGAAATCCTCTTCTTCACCATCATACTTGAAATAATCAACGAGCCGGACGGGAATCGGGTCGATGATTGGGTCACGTTCGAACCAGATGATGGTGCATTGGCACCGGGTGAAGACCTCGATGTTGTTGTAACCTTGAGCCGGATCGGCCTGATCGAGGGCATCTACGAAGCCAACTTGCAGGTGCGGTCCAACGACCCGACTGAACCACAAGTCGATGTGAATGTCACGCTGCAGACTAACGGCATACCACCCGTGTTGATGCTCGAATGGGACGAGGTCTTCGGCTACCCCGACATCATCGACTGGAACCAAGGGTATCTGGACGTCTTTCCCGAGGTCAGGTATCCGGTCGAGTTAACGGTGACGAACGACGGGGACGAGATGCTGGCGATCGAGGACATTGTTGCGGATAACGAGGCATTTGTGGCAGAACCGAGTGCCTTCGAATTGGAGCCGGGCGCACAACGGGTGGTGACGGTGTCCTTCTCGGGCGAAGAAGTTGGCAACTATGAAGGGACAATGCACATTATCTCAAACAACGTAGACAGGGAGATTGCAATCCCCCTCCATGCTGTAGCGTCAGGGCCGCCCCGCTTGATCATCGATCCGATGTCGATCGAGGACGACATCGATATTGGTGATGTTCGCGAATACAACGTCTCGATCACAAACGGCGGAGAAGGCGCACTGCGCTGGGGCATTGGCAGAATTATTGTCATACGCGAGCCAGGGGGAGCGGAAGGCATCGAATGGATCACCGCTACCCGGGTGGAACTGGGACTGTTGATCCGGGTCAATTCGGCGGGCTGCCCGGAAGGACAGTATGAAGCGGATATTTTCATCACATCCAATGATCCGGCTCGGCCCGAAGCCATGATTGGGATGCTTTTTGACTTTTATAGACTTGGTGTGCCAGGTGGCCGATCCGCAAGTCCTCCAACGACATTGATCCTTGGAGTGCCCTTCCCCAACCCCTTCAACGGGCGGACGACGCTCTGGTTCGGGCTGCCGGCACCGGGCGAAGCGCAACTGGCGGTCTTTGACCTTACGGGCCGCGAGGTGGCGCGCCTTGCCGGGGGGCGGTTCGATGCCGGCTGGCACCGGGCGGATTGGGAGGCGCCGGGGAATATCGCTGCTGGGGTCTATCTGGCGCGGCTCTCCGGCAGCGGAGGGGAGGCGAGGGCGAAGGCGGTGCTGGTGAGGTAGCAGTGGGCAAGGGAGCAAGGGAGAAAGTCGGGTGGGTCGCGCGGCTCTGCGGCTTTGATGCGATTAGAATGGAGTGCGCCAGTTCAAGTTAATTAATCGTGGATTCCCGCCTGCGAGTCTGTCCGAGAATGTGAATTTGTGGTGTCAGGTGTCCCCACCTGACACCAATGATCTTTTATTTACAATAGTATACCGTCGGGTGAGGATACCCGACGGCACAAGTCTGTCTATTCTCGGACAGTCTTCTGTGCGGGAATGACGAAGGGTGTTCTTTAGTTTTTTGCGAGGGGATTATGAAACGGCTTCTTCTTACCACCCTATTGCTGGCGCTCGGTGCTAATGCCGCCATCGCCCAGCCGAGGATCGACCTACGCACCGAATTGAACAACGAATTCTGGCCCCCGATGTGGTTTCTGGTCGTCGGCAATGCGGGCGACGAGGCGCTGGAGGTCGAAGAGATCGCCATCGCCCCGCCCTTCTATCAGGTATGGAATCACGACCGTGCCTTTGCGGTCGCGGCGGGCGAGGAGGAATGGGTCGGGATCGATCACATCCCGGGCGAGGAATGGCCCGCCGTGGTCGCCATTACGGTCTCCTCCAACGACCCCGACCGCCCCGAGGCCGAGATCGTCGTCGATCTCCCCGTCCCGCCGCGGATTGTGGTCCGCATAGATGAAAACGGTGTCAACATTTCAAATGAGGGTGGGGCGCCGTTGCGCTTTGCTATCGAAATTGAGGTTGTCGCCGAGCCGGATGGCAACGACGAAAACATCCGCTGGATAACGGTGGATCCGTCCGAGGGCACTCTCGAACCTGGTGAAGATGTTGATATTATTGTAACATTGGATCAAGTCGGCCTCATCGGGGGCGAATACGAAGCCGTCCTCCACATCAACTCCAACGATCCCGACAATCCGCGGGTCGATGTCGATATCTTCTTCAGCGTTTTGGGCATAGCGGTGCAGGCAATCGAATGGGACGCCGACGCCGGCTTCCCCGAAATCATCGACTTCAACGGCGCCTTTCCAGACATGTTCGAACGCGAGTCGTATGCCGTTCCGGTCACCTTCCGCAACCCCGGCACAGCGGTGCTCGTGGTTGAGCAGATCGCTGCGAACAACGAAGCCTTCCGCGCCGAGCCGAACGGCTTCGAACTGGCGCCCCGCCGCGAATTGGAGGTCGATTTTATCTTCAGCCCGCCCGAGGAGGGCGAATACCAAGCCGCGATGCTGATAGAATCGAACGACCCCAACGGCAATCCGCTGCGCATCCCGCTGCGGGGCATCGCGCTGCGCCGCGACCCGATCCAGCCCCTTCCCGAGCAGTTCGAAGAGACACTCTTCGCCGGGGAGGTCGCCGAAATCGAAGCGTCGCTCTTCAACAACGGCGACGAGC containing:
- a CDS encoding MFS transporter, whose translation is MVLQYKSKNTNTTRGGVGRLIGRAAGFLFGDLSKVITNLALVRLIGALGFSISMPFLAIYLHEELLVSMTLIGAMLTLSGIAGSIGAPIGGALSDGMGRRRLLVLLLIGRAGMFFFLGYLVASHKSFGWFSLFYIFAALMGTSIFPLMDAMVGDVTEQARRSHAYGLLRMAGNLGWAIGPAIGGLLVGAGYASLFWATGLMIVVSALLVKWTVPETLASGSSSREAYNPFRMMVADRALLLFLLLHILLGLVRGQLIATLSVYASGAIGLPKSSIGLLYMINGGMVATLQVLVTRWTARRSDLTMMGLAGVLYGVGYGSVGLANGWWALAGAMAVITIAEMIEMPTAASYVSSLAPEGRLGGYMGAHNLALHLGWTTGPLLGGLLLDHMPDPQPAWAIIAAVAVVSAAGFRLLGRPVKVAETGA
- a CDS encoding DUF1573 domain-containing protein yields the protein MKKMLMLMLMLMLPAVLTAQPRIEVEPQAIEFGGMNGEVEENILNIANTGDEILFFTIILEIINEPDGNRVDDWVTFEPDDGALAPGEDLDVVVTLSRIGLIEGIYEANLQVRSNDPTEPQVDVNVTLQTNGIPPVLMLEWDEVFGYPDIIDWNQGYLDVFPEVRYPVELTVTNDGDEMLAIEDIVADNEAFVAEPSAFELEPGAQRVVTVSFSGEEVGNYEGTMHIISNNVDREIAIPLHAVASGPPRLIIDPMSIEDDIDIGDVREYNVSITNGGEGALRWGIGRIIVIREPGGAEGIEWITATRVELGLLIRVNSAGCPEGQYEADIFITSNDPARPEAMIGMLFDFYRLGVPGGRSASPPTTLILGVPFPNPFNGRTTLWFGLPAPGEAQLAVFDLTGREVARLAGGRFDAGWHRADWEAPGNIAAGVYLARLSGSGGEARAKAVLVR